The Verrucomicrobiota bacterium genome includes a window with the following:
- a CDS encoding type II toxin-antitoxin system VapC family toxin: MKLILDTHIFLWGLSDPQRIAKEKRAEIESLANIVYVSSVCVVEMMIKASLGKLVIDFDPLEQITGSGFEMLDFSCQDAVALKDLPFHHRDPFDRMLIAQSKARGIPIVTDDRQFSLYDCQVI; this comes from the coding sequence ATGAAGCTGATCCTCGATACGCATATTTTTCTGTGGGGATTGTCCGATCCTCAGCGTATTGCAAAGGAGAAACGGGCGGAAATTGAGTCGTTGGCAAACATTGTTTACGTGAGTTCCGTTTGCGTGGTGGAGATGATGATCAAGGCTTCTTTGGGTAAACTCGTTATAGATTTTGACCCCTTGGAACAAATAACCGGAAGTGGTTTCGAAATGCTGGACTTTAGTTGTCAGGATGCGGTGGCTTTGAAAGATTTGCCATTCCATCATCGAGACCCCTTTGACCGTATGTTGATTGCTCAAAGCAAAGCCCGTGGGATTCCGATTGTAACGGATGACCGCCAGTTCTCACTTTACGATTGCCAAGTGATATAG
- a CDS encoding type II toxin-antitoxin system prevent-host-death family antitoxin: MIVNVSEAKANLSKLIDKAFHGEEVVIAKNNLPLVDLVPHKPKGKRKLGMLAGKFTLPADFFEEDPDILEMFYGKNK, translated from the coding sequence ATGATAGTCAATGTTTCTGAAGCGAAAGCGAATCTATCGAAGCTCATCGATAAAGCCTTTCATGGAGAGGAAGTGGTGATTGCAAAAAACAATCTTCCTCTTGTGGATTTGGTGCCTCACAAACCGAAGGGGAAGCGCAAGCTGGGCATGCTGGCAGGCAAGTTCACCTTGCCCGCGGATTTTTTTGAAGAAGACCCGGATATTCTTGAAATGTTTTATGGGAAAAACAAATGA
- a CDS encoding sulfatase produces MKTGALLGATDRPNIVVLLSDDHSLRDSTVYSASQVPTPNMDRLARAGMTFNRAFVASPSCASDRASLLTGLMPARHGAESNHQAPHAYIRKLPSYLQELGYQVVAFGKVGHYLQTKLYGFEHFEHTGFHDDVCIDAAVDWLRGRRDERPLALFVGTNWPHTPWPQEGHRWQAADIRIPPEHVDTPETRAWRANYLGAVDQMDRDFGKVLDTVDAVLGDDTFILQTSDHGAQWPFAKWNLYDEGIHVPMIVVWKEKIKAGSRTDAFVNWTDILPTLVEVAGEPPPQNLDGASFAGVLRGEKTSHRDRIFTTHTEDAGQKTGDANVYPIRSVRTEEWKYIRNLFPSHAHTTHIDQVTSDQYFDSWLEKAQSDPGAARVVQRYYWRPAEELYHLTEDPAEQVNLAGDPRHTATLGQFRVELDQWMHDQGDTARFKGTLKKTVQGKLP; encoded by the coding sequence ATGAAAACGGGCGCGCTTCTGGGCGCGACGGACCGGCCCAATATCGTGGTGCTTCTGTCCGATGACCACAGCCTGCGGGACAGTACGGTTTATAGCGCTTCACAGGTCCCGACGCCGAACATGGACCGGCTGGCACGGGCGGGCATGACTTTTAACCGGGCCTTTGTGGCCTCGCCGAGCTGCGCCTCGGATCGGGCCAGCCTGCTCACCGGGTTGATGCCGGCCCGGCATGGTGCGGAATCCAACCATCAGGCTCCGCATGCCTATATTCGAAAGCTTCCATCGTATTTGCAGGAGCTGGGTTACCAGGTGGTGGCCTTCGGAAAAGTGGGGCATTATCTGCAGACCAAGCTCTATGGATTCGAACATTTTGAGCACACCGGCTTTCATGACGATGTCTGTATCGATGCGGCGGTTGACTGGCTGCGCGGGCGGCGGGACGAGCGGCCCCTGGCCTTGTTCGTCGGAACCAACTGGCCGCATACGCCCTGGCCCCAGGAGGGTCACCGGTGGCAGGCGGCCGACATAAGAATTCCTCCCGAGCATGTGGATACGCCGGAGACCCGGGCCTGGCGGGCCAATTATCTGGGGGCCGTTGACCAGATGGACCGCGATTTCGGGAAGGTGCTCGACACGGTGGACGCTGTTCTGGGGGACGACACCTTCATCTTGCAGACCTCCGACCATGGCGCCCAATGGCCCTTTGCGAAATGGAATCTTTATGATGAGGGCATTCATGTTCCCATGATCGTGGTCTGGAAAGAGAAGATCAAGGCCGGCTCCCGTACCGATGCCTTCGTCAACTGGACCGACATCCTGCCCACCTTGGTGGAAGTCGCCGGAGAACCGCCACCCCAAAACCTGGACGGGGCCTCATTCGCCGGGGTCTTGCGGGGCGAAAAAACGTCCCATCGGGACCGCATCTTTACCACCCATACCGAGGATGCCGGGCAAAAAACCGGCGACGCCAATGTCTATCCCATCCGGTCAGTGCGAACGGAGGAATGGAAGTATATCCGCAACCTGTTTCCCAGCCATGCCCACACCACCCATATTGACCAGGTGACCTCTGACCAGTATTTCGACAGTTGGCTGGAGAAGGCCCAATCCGACCCCGGCGCGGCCCGCGTGGTGCAACGCTATTACTGGCGACCCGCCGAGGAACTCTATCACCTGACCGAAGATCCCGCAGAACAGGTCAACCTGGCGGGCGATCCCCGCCATACCGCCACCCTGGGTCAATTCCGCGTCGAGCTCGATCAATGGATGCACGACCAGGGCGACACCGCCCGGTTCAAAGGAACCCTGAAGAAAACGGTTCAGGGAAAGCTACCTTGA
- a CDS encoding mandelate racemase/muconate lactonizing enzyme family protein — MKIQTIETFLLESSIDEPFAWSQGMAAKRAALICKITTDDGLVGWGEGGGSPSQTIIHDYFAPQLLGEDPGNINKLWHKLFHTIHNDNQAGGFGGGAISCIDIALWDLLGKSVGKSIAELLGGSVREKVSVYATGLYYRDDEGYAKLTAEAESYVEAGYQGMKTKIGGLSVSDDVRRVAAIRDAIGDDLFLMVDANKAYNVSTAIDIGNRLAELDIHWFEEPLIANDVEGYLDVKAGQPLTVAGGEVWYNRFEARDFLARRALDIAQPDVRYIGGITEFRNVASTANAMGIQVNPHVWGSAIMISASISLASTFAPCPYARIPRPYQQEPVMEFDQTPNPIRNDLASITFEQSGGFVEIPRGPGLGLEIDELAVKRFCVRQMISN; from the coding sequence ATGAAAATTCAGACGATAGAAACATTCCTGTTAGAGAGTTCAATTGATGAACCTTTTGCCTGGTCACAGGGTATGGCTGCGAAACGAGCTGCGCTAATCTGCAAGATTACCACCGACGATGGGTTGGTCGGTTGGGGTGAAGGAGGGGGCTCTCCGTCTCAAACGATTATCCACGATTATTTCGCTCCGCAGTTGCTCGGTGAGGATCCAGGCAATATTAACAAATTGTGGCACAAGTTATTTCACACGATTCACAACGATAATCAGGCAGGTGGATTCGGCGGCGGTGCGATTAGCTGTATTGATATCGCTCTGTGGGATCTCTTGGGTAAGTCCGTAGGTAAAAGTATCGCTGAGCTACTTGGCGGATCGGTAAGGGAGAAGGTCTCTGTTTACGCAACAGGACTCTATTATCGGGATGATGAAGGTTATGCCAAATTAACGGCGGAAGCTGAATCGTATGTCGAAGCTGGTTACCAAGGCATGAAGACAAAAATTGGAGGACTCAGCGTGTCCGATGATGTTAGGCGCGTAGCGGCCATTCGTGATGCGATAGGCGACGATCTCTTTTTAATGGTGGATGCGAATAAGGCCTACAATGTTTCGACCGCGATAGATATTGGAAACCGGTTGGCAGAATTGGATATCCATTGGTTTGAAGAACCTCTGATTGCGAATGATGTAGAAGGTTATTTGGATGTCAAAGCCGGGCAACCTCTGACCGTTGCCGGAGGTGAAGTTTGGTACAACCGTTTTGAGGCCAGGGACTTTCTGGCTCGCAGGGCACTTGATATTGCTCAGCCCGACGTTCGTTATATCGGCGGTATCACCGAGTTTCGAAATGTTGCCAGCACCGCTAATGCCATGGGAATTCAGGTCAACCCTCATGTATGGGGTTCGGCGATCATGATTTCCGCGAGCATCAGCCTGGCCTCGACTTTCGCTCCTTGTCCTTACGCCCGTATCCCCCGGCCCTATCAACAGGAGCCGGTGATGGAATTCGATCAGACCCCAAACCCCATTCGCAATGATTTGGCTTCGATTACGTTTGAGCAATCGGGAGGATTTGTGGAGATTCCACGAGGTCCGGGATTGGGTTTGGAGATAGATGAATTGGCCGTGAAGCGATTTTGCGTTCGACAAATGATCAGTAATTAA
- a CDS encoding alcohol dehydrogenase catalytic domain-containing protein, with amino-acid sequence MKAAVYKGNRTVGVGESVVIPPAKGEVRLDVAYCGICGTDIHIFHGHMDQRVKTPLPIGHEVSAVVAEVGEGVSNVSVGDRVAVRPLLFGEASDFDKGHAHVGKNLKFIGIDLPGGMQASWTVPAYTLHSLPDDLSLEHGAMIEPAAVACHDVRLGEVVVGENCVVIGGGPIGLLIALVAKEKGAHVILSEVNESRLKLAASLGLGAVNPLKTNLVEAVREATNGSMADCVFEVSGSGPGVEVMTELPNVRGRIVMVAIHPQPKPVNLFKFFWSELKLIGARLYEERDFDEAIALAASGKLHLEKLITRISPIDVVQETFEIIEANPDGIKYLIDCRS; translated from the coding sequence ATGAAAGCAGCAGTTTATAAAGGTAATCGAACGGTAGGAGTAGGGGAGAGTGTTGTCATTCCTCCAGCAAAAGGTGAAGTGCGACTCGACGTCGCCTATTGTGGAATTTGTGGAACCGACATTCATATTTTCCATGGTCATATGGATCAACGGGTAAAAACCCCGCTACCAATCGGTCACGAAGTCTCTGCCGTTGTTGCAGAAGTGGGAGAAGGTGTTAGCAATGTGTCGGTGGGCGACCGGGTTGCTGTTCGACCGTTGTTATTTGGCGAAGCGTCGGACTTTGATAAGGGGCATGCTCATGTTGGAAAAAACCTGAAGTTTATCGGTATCGATTTGCCTGGCGGTATGCAGGCTTCCTGGACCGTACCTGCATACACCTTGCACAGTCTGCCTGACGATCTGAGCCTTGAGCATGGAGCCATGATCGAACCAGCCGCCGTGGCTTGTCATGATGTCCGCTTGGGAGAAGTGGTTGTCGGCGAAAACTGTGTGGTAATCGGCGGAGGACCCATCGGATTGCTTATCGCTTTGGTCGCGAAGGAAAAAGGTGCCCATGTCATTCTTTCGGAAGTAAATGAATCGCGTCTCAAGCTGGCCGCTTCGTTGGGGCTTGGTGCGGTTAACCCCCTTAAAACGAATTTGGTCGAGGCAGTTCGAGAAGCTACGAATGGTTCTATGGCTGACTGTGTATTTGAAGTTTCGGGATCCGGTCCCGGTGTTGAAGTGATGACTGAATTGCCCAATGTGCGGGGACGTATTGTGATGGTTGCCATCCACCCTCAACCCAAGCCGGTCAACCTGTTTAAGTTTTTCTGGTCGGAGTTGAAGTTGATTGGTGCCCGCCTCTATGAAGAGCGGGATTTTGACGAAGCCATAGCGCTTGCCGCTAGCGGAAAATTGCACCTCGAGAAGCTGATCACGCGGATTAGTCCAATTGATGTAGTTCAGGAAACGTTTGAAATCATTGAAGCGAATCCGGATGGCATCAAATACCTCATAGATTGCAGAAGTTAA
- a CDS encoding transposase, producing MARKPRIQYRGALYHVISRGNYRKDLFTIGKTGEQFEKAIFEVCARWGWKLHAYVIMSNHYHLALETPLGNLVEGMRWLQGTFGNRFNKFTGEQGHVFQGRYKALLVEPGRSLLGLVNYIHLNPVRAKLLGVDQLKQFSLSSYPKLFKRSVMPPLVRGGFLSECNLPDNLSGIRQYEKLLHLQEEGDPRKKTEMQKKYLRGWAIATEDYKKELHKDFKKMEAAKDWGGRELRELNELTHETLVSKWIRKHRKTEQQVSQDKKSATWKIELAKELRSKTSASNPWIARRLNMGDPSNVSRHVNSTPNIKG from the coding sequence ATGGCTCGTAAACCTCGCATTCAATACCGCGGAGCGTTGTATCATGTGATCTCAAGAGGGAACTATCGAAAGGACCTGTTTACCATTGGGAAGACTGGGGAGCAGTTTGAAAAAGCGATCTTTGAAGTCTGCGCGCGTTGGGGGTGGAAATTACACGCTTATGTCATCATGAGCAACCACTACCATTTGGCCCTGGAGACTCCCCTTGGAAACCTGGTTGAAGGTATGCGTTGGCTTCAGGGCACCTTCGGCAATCGATTTAATAAATTCACAGGGGAGCAAGGCCATGTTTTCCAGGGACGCTACAAAGCACTTCTTGTCGAGCCCGGACGTTCTTTGCTGGGACTGGTCAACTACATTCACCTGAATCCGGTAAGAGCCAAACTTCTGGGCGTCGACCAGTTGAAGCAATTTTCTCTCTCCAGCTATCCCAAATTATTCAAGCGTTCCGTCATGCCTCCACTGGTTCGCGGCGGGTTTTTGTCTGAATGTAATTTGCCTGATAACCTTTCAGGCATTCGCCAATACGAAAAGTTACTACATCTGCAGGAAGAAGGAGATCCGCGCAAAAAAACTGAAATGCAAAAGAAATACCTGCGTGGTTGGGCGATTGCGACTGAGGACTATAAGAAAGAACTGCATAAAGATTTCAAAAAAATGGAAGCCGCCAAGGACTGGGGAGGAAGGGAGCTCCGGGAGTTGAACGAACTGACCCACGAAACACTGGTTTCCAAATGGATTCGGAAGCACCGAAAGACAGAACAGCAGGTGTCGCAAGACAAGAAGTCAGCCACTTGGAAAATTGAACTCGCAAAAGAACTAAGAAGTAAAACCAGCGCAAGCAATCCCTGGATTGCCCGCCGCTTAAACATGGGAGATCCAAGCAACGTCAGCCGTCATGTTAACTCGACACCAAACATCAAGGGCTGA
- a CDS encoding helix-turn-helix domain-containing protein — MPWKETEPMTEKERFVTLAQTGRFTISSLCTDFGISRKTGHKYLLRYEAEGREGLKERSRRPKHCPSTTADGVEKLILKERRKHPTWGPKKLRDLLIKIHGIDRPPHESTIALVLSRHGLSQKRKRKAGVYRVHPEHLTEPTRPNEVWTFDFKGWFILQDGQRCDPFTVCDRYSRYVVGCHACANQQFKGTFRLCKKLMRHHGQPDIIRVDNGTPFASIALGGLSQLSVWWIEQGIQVEFMTPASPHENGSHERMHRDLKAEATQPPSRNLSAQCRGGKDQPLMFGINAFL; from the coding sequence ATGCCTTGGAAAGAAACCGAACCGATGACCGAAAAAGAGCGATTTGTTACCTTGGCCCAGACGGGCCGTTTTACGATCAGTAGTTTATGTACGGACTTTGGGATCAGTCGAAAGACCGGTCACAAGTATCTATTGCGCTATGAAGCGGAAGGCCGGGAGGGCTTGAAGGAGCGCAGCCGCCGTCCGAAGCATTGTCCGAGTACGACGGCTGATGGAGTTGAGAAGCTGATACTCAAGGAGCGTCGGAAGCATCCGACCTGGGGGCCGAAGAAGCTCCGCGATCTATTGATAAAGATTCATGGCATCGATCGCCCGCCCCACGAAAGCACCATTGCCTTGGTCCTCAGTCGCCACGGTCTGAGCCAGAAGCGCAAGCGTAAGGCGGGTGTGTATCGGGTCCACCCAGAGCATCTGACCGAGCCGACGCGGCCGAACGAAGTATGGACTTTCGATTTCAAGGGCTGGTTCATCCTGCAAGATGGCCAGCGCTGCGATCCGTTTACAGTGTGCGACCGCTACAGTCGTTATGTGGTTGGATGTCATGCCTGCGCCAACCAGCAATTCAAGGGCACGTTTCGCCTATGTAAAAAGCTGATGCGTCACCATGGCCAGCCCGATATCATTCGCGTGGACAATGGCACGCCATTTGCCTCCATCGCCTTGGGAGGCTTGTCGCAGCTGAGCGTATGGTGGATAGAACAGGGCATACAAGTGGAGTTTATGACACCCGCCTCTCCGCATGAAAACGGCTCCCATGAGCGCATGCATCGCGATCTGAAAGCAGAAGCCACCCAGCCGCCCTCGCGCAATCTATCGGCGCAGTGCCGAGGGGGAAAGGATCAGCCCTTGATGTTTGGTATTAACGCCTTTCTCTAG
- a CDS encoding maturase: MVKAPQLEFLGFAFKGKRIVWSAKSLHSFKYRILKLTSRSLGVSMKWRLMKLTQYMRGWMGYYGISHTYKVVLSLDSWIRRRLRCCYWKQWKTISNRIRNLMKLGIGRRNATLHGVSGKGCWVMSKTPVINEALSSDWLSNQGLLSLKTLWIHIHYPTTVR; encoded by the coding sequence GTGGTTAAAGCCCCCCAGCTCGAATTCCTAGGGTTTGCATTCAAAGGCAAACGAATCGTGTGGAGTGCCAAGTCACTGCACTCGTTCAAATACCGTATCCTTAAGCTAACGAGTCGAAGCTTGGGTGTATCCATGAAATGGCGACTAATGAAGCTTACGCAATACATGCGTGGGTGGATGGGTTACTATGGAATAAGTCACACCTACAAAGTGGTTCTTAGTCTGGATAGTTGGATACGGCGTCGTTTGCGTTGTTGTTATTGGAAGCAGTGGAAGACAATCAGTAACCGAATCCGCAATCTGATGAAACTGGGGATAGGTCGCAGAAATGCGACTCTCCATGGAGTCTCGGGTAAGGGTTGCTGGGTAATGTCTAAAACTCCTGTCATTAATGAAGCACTCTCCTCAGACTGGTTAAGCAACCAAGGATTATTATCTCTTAAAACATTGTGGATTCATATCCATTATCCAACTACGGTTCGATAG
- a CDS encoding CopG family antitoxin yields the protein MKKKKDTITAKELDQRFDDGEDISKYLDWSKATRPGLEQKRMNVDLPVWMISTLDKEAKRVGVTRQSIVKMWLSDRIKSEIG from the coding sequence ATGAAGAAAAAGAAGGATACCATAACAGCTAAGGAACTCGATCAACGATTCGATGATGGAGAGGACATAAGCAAATACCTTGATTGGAGCAAAGCTACGCGTCCCGGACTTGAGCAGAAACGAATGAATGTCGATCTTCCTGTCTGGATGATTTCTACACTCGACAAGGAAGCGAAACGAGTCGGTGTTACCAGACAATCCATCGTGAAGATGTGGTTGTCGGACCGCATCAAATCAGAAATCGGGTAG
- a CDS encoding BrnT family toxin, with translation MEFEYDPEKSESNREKHGIDFNEAQTLWDDERHLIVPARSTTEERYALIGSYRGSLWTCIFTLRETNLRIISVRKARDEEKEGYHNS, from the coding sequence ATGGAATTCGAGTATGACCCCGAAAAGTCAGAATCGAATCGTGAAAAGCACGGTATAGATTTCAACGAAGCACAAACACTCTGGGATGATGAAAGACACCTCATCGTTCCTGCCCGATCCACAACCGAAGAGCGCTATGCCCTCATCGGGAGCTATCGTGGGAGTCTGTGGACGTGCATATTCACGCTGAGAGAAACGAACTTGAGAATAATATCGGTACGAAAGGCAAGAGATGAAGAAAAAGAAGGATACCATAACAGCTAA
- a CDS encoding tyrosine-type recombinase/integrase — protein sequence MKQHLVRVKELYNKDREAGVPGVYLPPALARKYPKAGEQWIWQWVFPSRQLSKDPRSEVVRRHHLTKTPYQRQITKAARRAGINKRVTSHTLRHSYATHLLENGVDISLQFSPDVSKQVINI from the coding sequence ATGAAGCAACACTTGGTTCGGGTAAAAGAGCTTTATAACAAGGATAGAGAAGCTGGTGTGCCTGGTGTGTATTTGCCTCCTGCCCTAGCCAGAAAATATCCGAAGGCGGGCGAGCAATGGATATGGCAGTGGGTGTTCCCAAGCCGTCAGCTTAGTAAAGATCCTCGGAGTGAGGTTGTGCGTCGGCATCATCTTACAAAAACGCCTTATCAAAGACAAATTACTAAAGCTGCCCGACGTGCTGGGATTAACAAGCGGGTGACATCACATACTCTGCGACATAGTTATGCCACGCACTTACTGGAAAACGGTGTGGACATAAGCCTGCAGTTTTCACCGGATGTGTCCAAACAGGTAATAAATATTTAA